A stretch of DNA from Orcinus orca chromosome 3, mOrcOrc1.1, whole genome shotgun sequence:
TTTAAATTGAAGCttctgtaaatcagctatactccaatataaaataaaagttaaattaaaaaaataaaataagggacttccctggtggtccagtggttaagactctgccttccaatgcagggggcatgggttcgatccctggtcggggaactgagatcccacgtgccctgtggtgcggccaaaaattaaaaataaataaataaagtaatgactgtttatttattattttgaagctAAAATGGgttttattgttgctttttaaaaaaatttttattggcgtatagttgctttacaatgttgtgttggtttctactgtacagtaaagtgaatcagctgtatgtatacatatatccccccttTTTTGGGATGGCATTTtcttcctatttaggtcaccaaaaaagcattgagtagagttctctgtgctataggtaggttctcattagttatctgttttatacatagtatcaatagtgtatctatgtcaattccaatttcccaattcaagtaatgacaattttttaaaaaagaaagactaaaatcaacaaaatgaaaaggcaacctacagaatgggagaaaatattgacacacacaaaaaaatgaagcCTCATGCTTATTGCTCTGTCAAGttatttacacctttttcagGATATTACATTTCCATTGTAGAAAAATATGCACCATACGTATTTAAACCACATTTGGGCATTTGTTATGTTGGATCATTTATGTTGTTGATTCTCTGTTAGAAATTATCTGGGGGATCTTTAGAAACGGTCAGAGAGAAAACTTAGGGAACTCATTGCAGGATGTATTAGCATTTTCTCATTCAGCTCTGGTTCAGTAGGCAGACACGTACATCCCACTAATAGTTGTCTTTAAGAGATAAGAGAAATTACTCTCAATCCAAAATGATTTGAGGTCAGGAGACAGAGGAACAGATATTTGGAGCAGTGGCTAGCGGGAACTGTGTTTGCATGGCTATCAGGCAAACATCGTCAAGTTCCAGTCTCAGATAGATCCCTAGCAGGGAGAATACAGGCCCACCTGGCAACTGGGGGAGAGGCAAGTGAGAAAATGTGGCCTTATTTCATTCACCAAGTGGTTCAACAGTAGACCAGTTGGTGTGCACCATCCACAAATGCTGCAGAAACAGTATGGTAGACTTTCCTGAAATCTTTCCTTGTTTACTCTCAAAAATGCATTTTACCTCCACTGGGTCCGCACGACACTTGGTTTATATTCTCATTATACCTTCCTAAGTAGCTACTTATAGACCTGTGCTCTCCCATCTGTCAGAATGAAAATCCCTTACAGGTAAAAGCATGCATTAAAACTACAGTTAATTCACtacttttttgaggaaaaaataaacccaagaaagactactattttttttaattgaaaaaaaatttcatattggagtatagttgattaacaatgatgtgttagttacaggtgtatagcaaagtgattcagttatacccaaacaagtatccattctttttcaaattcttctcccacttaggttattacagaatattgtgccaagttccctgtgctatacagtaggcccttgttggctatctattttaaatatagtagtatgtacatgtcaatcccaaactcccaatttatccctcccccccatttcCCCCAGTAATCATAAATTCGTTGTCTAAGcctgtgagtgtttctgttttgtgaataagttcatttgtatcatttttttaagatcctgcatgtaagtgatagcatatgatatttgtctttctctttctgacttacttcacttagtatgataatctccaggtccatccatgttgctgcaaatggcaatacaAAAGACTATAATTGATAGTTATGTCAttagtgatttttatttcattaaagctcaagaaaagttaagaagaaaagacagaacaGTTTTATTGGAGAAGGAAATAGTTCTTATCATGGAGCCAGAAAGAGCACTATAATATTTAGGAACAGGTTGGAGATCTCTTGTGAATGCTCGGGGTGGGGTGCCAGGGTTAGCGGAGCCCAGGTGTTTGTGTTTTggtgaggggagagggtggtATCAGAGTTTGATGAAAGCCGTTTCCTGCTTTCAGTGGCTTGGTCTAAATCTGTTTAGTAATGGAAACTAGAATCATTATATCTTTACCAAGTAAGTAAAATAGCACATTGGATCTTAATTATAGTATATATTAACCACTGTCTGTCAGAAGAGATAGAAATATCTAGGGAGAGCTGTTTTCTGGGCTAAGGGGATGCAGCTGTACCTTTAGGATTCTAAACTGACACCATTTGAAGCTGGTTTTTAGATAAGAGCTTTTATTTGCAGCTAATACTGTGATACTGTTACGTTTTATTTCTGTTGGGTATCCTGCAGtgctttttttgttcattttccccaAAATGATATTCAGAGAGAATAGAAGtcctgaagagaaggaaaagctagatggaggaaaggagagaggagggagaaacagagacagaggggggaaggggagagagagagagaaaagatttttCAGGAGGGGAAAATATGGAGATTAATGTGGAAAAAAAACTACACACACAATTGAAAAATCACAGGTATTCAGAGAAACATTACCCTTTattcaaaagaaagaagaaaatatgattaCATTTTTAACATACAAATGAGCTGCAGCCCCAGTTTAATAGGGAGACGTATCTGAGGAAGAGATAAAGCCGGTCATCATTTAGTAAAAGTCATTGAGCTAATTTGAACAGTAGCTTAGTATTCTTTTTGAAGACAATCTAGCTGATTCTCTATTTAAGTGACTCTGTAGGGATGagggatatttttaaagtgtttaagtCATAAGATATgcaagaggttttaaaaaatctggagCTAACTATAAGTGTTACTAATGAAGTTCATCAGACCCAATGATAGAGTCATAATAACCCCTACTTAATATACATAAAGAATTAGAGATAAAAAGTCATTTTGTAATGAAAGCTCTATCTACATTGGCCATTAATAAGTTAGTTTATGTGATTTGAGCATAATTGGAGTGCTAAAGAGTTTGTGACCAGTTCTAGTGGCACTAATAGCATTGTTAGTGAAGAAAATGTACTGTTGTCATAAACTAGAGAATCTGACTCAGGCATGTGAATTAATTATAATTACAATACTTAGTTTAAATGTTAACTTAAAACCATTCCTTCAACTTCCAATCCAAACTCAGTTAGCTAATTAGTAAATTATAATAGGGGTCTTTCTGACATTACTAATTAGTTGAATAGTTACATGGTTGAAAGTTACAATTTCCATATCAGAAAGTGGAATTACTTCAGCACTAAGGAGATATATATAGCATTGTTTTTAGTGGGCACGTCATTAGTAATAACTCTTGTGGATATTCCATTGGATAACAATATCTGGGAATTTTGTTCCCCAGCCGTCAATGTTCCTTGCCTCTCTTGCTTTCTCACTGTCATTCTTTGCCACAAATGATGACAGCTAGGTGTGTGAGTTATTATTCTTCTAAGAGAAAAGGGTGATGTGcacgcacacgtgtgtgtgtgtgtgtgtgtgtgtgtgtgtttgtattggGTGGATATATGAGACAGATAGGTCTGGCCTAAAGCAAAACTGGTTAGCataaagttgctttttaaaaaatttttttagttctgGCTTCTTTTGCATCTTGCCTTATCCCCAGCCATTACCTTTCCATCTCTCACATAAGAAGGGCTTTAGCACTAAGTGTTACCAGTTTTTATATACTTCtctgtttttttgcggtacgtgggcctctcactgttgtggcctctcccgttgcagagcacaggctccggacgtgcaggctcagtggccatggctcacgggcccagccgctccgcggcatgtgggatcttcccagaccagggcacgaacccgtgtcccctgcatcggcaggcggactctcaaccactgcgccaccagggaagccctttatatACTTCTTGATGTATGAGCTAATCTTAATGATCCCTTGGATTCATCTGTGTGCATACTTGAGATGGCAGTATTTTGGTATCTTTCCCGAGGTGCAAAGCACCAGCAGTGGTGAATAAGCAATACCAGGTCCTTCTGGAAAGTTTTGTTGAGAAAGCCATAAAACAGAGGATGTATACATGTAGAAACCATAGCAATCAAGTGGCAAAATACAAATACCAGTTCATGGTGGCAGCTCATCAGGACCTCATGATACCAGTCAAAGATGACCTTGAAGATGTTCAAGGGAAGCCAGCAGACCCCAAAGGTTACGACAGTAGAAATCAACATCGCGTTGATCCTCTTGTTCTCCCTGACCCAGCTCTCACTTTCCCTCTTCTTGTCTACTTTCCCATTTCTCCTGCCGAGGCAGATAACAATCTTCAGGTAGCCGATGAGGGTGAAGCTCAGAGGGACACAATATTGCAGCATAAACAGGGGGGTGGTAAAGAGGAGCCAGTTCATTTTGGAGGGCCAGTTCTCTACACAGGCCACCTGCTGGGTGTAGAGGTCAGTGGGAAGAGAGAGGTTTTGGAAGGGCTCATGGGTGAGGTGGTAGGACAGGAAGAAGGGAATAGACAACAGAAGGGAAAATAgccaaatcaatgtgataccccaGTAGGCGTGAGCTACACTGTGTTTCCAGCCCCGAGGGTTCACAATCAGCTGATATCTTTCAACAGCAGTTAACACAAGTGAGAATATGGACACAGAGATGGAGACACTATGCACATAGGAGTTGCGTTTGCACATGATATCCCCAAATATCCAGTGATCCATCAGAGTGTAGATGATAGTAAAAGGGATGTACATGACACGTACCAAGATGTCAGAGAGGAAGAGATAGGCGTACAGTATGTTGGTGACATTCTGAGCTTCTCTCTGCTTCTTAAAGATGATAATAATGAGAGAGAGGTTTCCAGAAAAGTCCATGATTAAGATCACAGTATAGACTATGAGTAATAGGAGCAAGCCTAGGGAAGTGGGGTCTACAGGACTCAAAGTAGAAAAGTGCAGAGTTGTTGCTCTTTATACTGGTTTTATTAGATGCTGGATGGTTTAGGAAAAATTCCATCATGTCAGGGTTTAAGAAGAGCTTTTCTAAGCTTACTTGTATTATGGCTGGATATTTTGGCCATCAGTTCTTGGAAAGAACTTTGCTCTGAGTCTTCCAATGAGTGATTAGTGGGGTTTAGTCTTCCTCTTTGTCTGCTTGATGGAAATACATGAATGACTTGAGTAAGCTCTTGAGATCCTAAAAATTAAACAGAACCTAGAAAATTAATGCAAGTTCTTAACAACCTGGACAATTCTATAGGTGGAACAATGTCCCTGAGAGTACATAAGAGAGATATCCAGAGAGTCTCTGTATCCTTGCCTTCCTTTCATCTCAGGGTGTTTTATTTGTCCCAACAGTATAATCTTTAGAGATAATGAGAAAGGGAATGCCACAGTGTTCTGTTAACTATATAAGGTAGCTCAAAGGTATCTTTCCATCCCTGTCACCTTCTGTCttttttgtatatgtgtgctgTGGAGGCCAGAGTAACTATATCTGGAGTTGGGCTCCACTTGGAGCATTACTGTTTGGTGTCTGCATGACTTCGACATAAGTTAATTACCCTTATGGCTCAGTTTTTTaaagctgtaaaatggggataaacaaTGTCTTTCTGcattgttgtgaggactaaatgagatcatgcaaCTGAATTTGTTGCTCACGCCCAGTGTAGAGTATATAGTATGTATTCAGTATATGTGTGCTGAATAAAATTTGTCAGTTCCACTCCCCAGAGCTAGTCTATAGCCTTAAGTCTGGGGGCTAGACTCCCAGATCATGCCCGCTGTGGAACAGCATATGGcttcccctctttttctttcttccattctctgGGGTTGAAGCCAGACTTGGCACAAGCAGTTTCTGGGTACATTGCTCAGATTCTAGAGATCAAGCAAAGGTAGCTAGTGCCTAGTGAGCTATTACTCAGAattaactttatttggaaagcattccctcagttttcttttcctttgggtctcttctttttctgacttctagAGGAAAGGGGGTCCTTGATCCTATGGCTCAGCATGGCTTAGGGTGGTCAAATTCAGTGGAGTTATTTGTACCAGGATGCACAGCAGACATGGCGAATGCCCTGCCATTCCAGGTGGTGACATTTCTGGCCCAAAGAGGACATGTTGAAAGAgagcacaggaaaaaaataccCCTTATCTTGGTTTATTATTTAGGAATTTgaagaaaacaacataaatggcattgataaaagataaagaaggacacaaGGAACTGATCTATGGTTCATATGTGCTGTGGTGATGAGTAGAAATAGCAAAATTTGTAAACAGGTATTTGAGATGCAGTTTAGGGCTTGGATGATTCAGGGGTTCAACAAAATCAGAGTTCACAGATATTGGCTGAAGGGAAATGTCAAGATAGATTTAAGCCCTTTATGACAGTCAGTGGACTAGAACTAtaaatgagaaatagaaaattgTTTACTtgccaccaaacaagctttacttggaggagaaaagggatgaaaaggaaataggcagtgtacagatgtacacatacatatgggTATGCTAGCATGAGCACTATACTTCCTGTCAGGAGACATGTCCTGCTGCTaactagcttttttaaaaaaaatttatttattttatttagttttggctgcgttgggtcttcgttgctgcacgcgggctttctctagttgtggcgagtggggggctactctttgttgcggtgtgcaggcttctcattgtggtggcttctctccttgtggagcacgggctctaggcgtgcaggattcagtagttgtggcactcaggctcagtagttgtggtgcaagggcttagttgctccgaggcatgtgggatcttcccggaccagggctcgaacccgtgtcccctgccttgacaggcagattcttaaccactgtgccaccagggaagccctaactagctttttgatcttgggcaaatcattcCCCTTCTCTaggcctcaatttctttatctgtcaaatgaaatttaaaaaatggcctATTTTACAAAACCAGCGAAGTCTTGTGCTTCCCAGCTCTTACTGTCTACAATAAAGAAAAGCTTCCTGTGAACCCTGCAAAATTAGGTCTGAGTAACAGTTTTCTGTTTACAGATTTAGAAATTCATACAGTTTTGCACATTTCCTAGCAGTTTGGTAATAGAGATGGGAATAAACATTGGAAACCCTTGTGTTGCCCATTCTTGTTGATCTGGGTTGTCTGGGCCGAGTGAATGAGTATCACTCACCACCCTGCAACAGCAGGTCTAAAACTTAGTAGAAACCCCTCTACTCTCTTCTATAATGATTAGTAGCAAAATACAAATTAGTTGCCCAGTCTATAAATTCCTACGGAGGCTTGAAGCTCAGAAGGTCAGATGGGCCTCATCTGGGAGGGAATCAAAGGGGAGTGCTGGAGTTACATTATCCAGTGCCCTCTTTACAATTCAGAGAAGATTAACAAGTAAATCCCCAATATGGACTTTGAATGGCAGTGTGGGATTTACACTTTACATAATTGGTAActattaagttaaaatatttaaatcttgcCTATCTGGAAGCAAAGTAATGCTAAGCCTTGATTCATAAAAAAATTCTTGGGATACATTTCTATTTTAGGAAAGTTCATCTTTGGCTTGTTTGGTTGCAAATGACCCCCAAAGATGTGAGATCTCAAATTACCAAGTGATATTTTGCCCCAAAATATGAGTAGCATATGGCAGAGGTAGGTAGTCTTCAGTCTTTCAACTAGATTGTATCTAGATATGCTCATGAGGCACATGCCTTGAACTGGCTCTGTTTATACCTTTTAATGGAAACGTACAGCATTACATTACACATTTTTTGGTAGTTTTGTGTTTAAAAGTttcaagatgaataaaataaaagctttactCTGCCAAAGTCTGCATAtgcatatttatttctgtatctgaatgtctttttttgtgtgtgtgtctttctttctgtctctattcatACAATTCTTttttggggttggggggaggtgtTGGGGGTAGAGTTTGTGTGTCTGCTCCTTGGTCTATGTGTGTTTTCTCCTTACCTCTCATTGTCTTCCTCCCTTTCTGCCTATCTGCCTTGctctc
This window harbors:
- the LOC101270169 gene encoding LOW QUALITY PROTEIN: neuropeptide Y receptor type 6-like (The sequence of the model RefSeq protein was modified relative to this genomic sequence to represent the inferred CDS: deleted 1 base in 1 codon), producing MEFFLNHPASNKTSIKSNNSALFYFESCRPTSLGLLLLLIVYTVILIMDFSGNLSLIIIIFKKQREAQNVTNILYAYLFLSDILVRVMYIPFTIIYTLMDHWIFGDIMCKRNSYVHSVSISVSIFSLVLTAVERYQLIVNPRGWKHSVAHAYWGITLIWLFSLLLSIPFFLSYHLTHEPFQNLSLPTDLYTQQVACVENWPSKMNWLLFTTPLFMLQYCVPLSFTLIGYLKIVICLGRRNGKVDKKRESESWVRENKRINAMLISTVVTFGVCWLPLNIFKVIFDWYHEVLMSCHHELVFVFCHLIAMVSTCIHPLFYGFLNKTFQKDLVLLIHHCWCFAPRERYQNTAISSMHTDESKGSLRLAHTSRSI